The following are from one region of the candidate division KSB1 bacterium genome:
- the rpsG gene encoding 30S ribosomal protein S7: ESKTKKSGLEVFEKAIENVKPILEVRSRRVGGATYQIPVEVRLNRKQALALRWIIGFAKTRPGKSMAEKLADELIAASNKEGNSMKKREDTHKMAEANKAFAHFRW; the protein is encoded by the coding sequence GAAAGTAAAACGAAGAAAAGCGGCCTAGAGGTTTTTGAAAAGGCTATTGAAAATGTCAAGCCGATTCTTGAGGTTCGTTCTCGCAGGGTTGGTGGTGCAACCTATCAAATACCGGTTGAGGTTCGTTTGAATCGCAAGCAAGCGTTGGCGTTGAGGTGGATTATTGGATTTGCGAAAACGCGACCGGGAAAGTCGATGGCTGAAAAGCTGGCAGATGAATTGATAGCCGCTTCGAATAAGGAGGGGAATTCAATGAAAAAAAGGGAAGATACCCACAAGATGGCCGAGGCTAATAAAGCTTTTGCCCACTTTCGGTGGTAG